A single window of Colletotrichum destructivum chromosome 9, complete sequence DNA harbors:
- a CDS encoding Putative heterokaryon incompatibility: MSRAIDMGSTQAALEHYVYSELPTENSIRLIQITPDESKSQGFTLQLKTCTLDEAPPFWALSYTWGSSDFDDGSDSLTTPETRYVQVECEGRGLEVGETLFDFLTQVKDDMINVSGSPPQHRTPPRNNTASPRHRLLFPANPLNLWVDAMCIDQRSSREKSHQVQLMGRIYEAARNVVVWLGSAEPNDNVSWVFDTFVPVIRAEARSSATVALLQEIGPELDHPEATRLLGRDFCDRWRRSYPDYFAFFLRKRWLTRGWVVQEAALPAPADIVLQCGGAQFSWSRANRLSAFILMVRWDAELIGRLGRRLPDWERRPGTIDRLWNPVQNSLPAFGGDTVGRRMAEWQRQRWGASTDEEIRHAEVLHTFHRLRIYRFENPVDHIYGALGLVGRILGPRYELGVVPSYGVPVELAYTRVTAWLLPHLPNLDVLGLAGIAEGRRENLPSWVPDFSFHGPGHYASLQRLRQLANGCRPFHPFDASGTHVASGRHGASSEEPASLTLQGVLIDEIRETRSLEQSGHGVITDVSWLLDFCEQRGFYRPTGQRFAEVAMATLTADLEPEQGYGDDSVQWVRRCISYNAATGHQGGPTDPDTFDKLRAKSAHPGAGDHDDPFITLGDALAMSATEDFVSQLTDDPVSKIVQFITPGRQVLETKEGYLGLGPAAAMAGDEVWLIQGSRMPLVLRKTPAGTVAVGDAEGTGGGTYALVGETYLHGVMYGSMMTKDVIDSFRPVVLC, from the coding sequence ATGTCTCGAGCAATAGATATGGGCTCGACACAGGCGGCGCTGGAGCATTATGTCTACTCTGAATTGCCAACGGAGAACTCGATCCGGCTGATCCAGATCACCCCGGACGAGTCAAAGAGCCAGGGCTTTACCCTGCAGCTCAAAACGTGTACCTTGGACGAGGCACCTCCATTCTGGGCCCTCTCGTACACGTGGGGTTCGTCGGACTTCGACGACGGCTCTGACAGTCTCACCACCCCCGAGACTCGATATGTCCAGGTTGAATGTGAAGGCCGAggtctcgaggtcggcgagacCCTCTTTGACTTCCTCACCCAGGTCAAAGACGACATGATCAACGTTTCAGGGTCACCACCACAGCACCGGACTCCTCCTCGTAATAATACAGCCAGCCCCCGGCACCGTCTACTATTTCCCGCCAACCCCTTGAACCTGTGGGTTGACGCCATGTGTATAGACCAGCGCAGCAGCCGCGAAAAGTCCCACCAGGTCCAGCTGATGGGCCGCATCTACGAGGCCGCgcgcaacgtcgtcgtctggcTCGGCAGCGCGGAGCCCAACGACAACGTCTCCTGGGTCTTCGACACCTTCGTCCCCGTGATACGGGCCGAGGCCCGGTCGAgcgccaccgtcgccctcctgcaggagatCGGGCCCGAGCTGGACCACCCGGAGGCCACCCGGCTGCTCGGGAGGGACTTCTGCGACCGCTGGCGCCGCTCGTACCCGGACTActttgccttcttcctccgaAAGCGCTGGCTCACGCGCGGCTGGGTCGTCCAGGAGGCCGCGCTgcccgcccccgccgacaTCGTCCTGCAgtgcggcggcgcgcagTTCTCCTGGTCCCGCGCCAACCGCCTCTCGGCCTTCATCCTCATGGTCCGCTGGGACGCGGAGCTCATCGGCCGCCTGGGCCGGCGGTTGCCGGACTGGGAGAGGCGGCCCGGCACCATCGACCGCCTGTGGAACCCCGTGCAGAACTCGCTGCCCGCGTTCGGCGGCGACACGGTCGGCCGCCGGATGGCCGAGTGGCAGAGGCAGCGCTGGGGCGCCTCGACGGACGAGGAAATCCGGCACGCCGAGGTGCTGCACACCTTCCACAGGCTGCGCATCTACCGCTTCGAGAACCCCGTCGACCACATCTACGGCGCGCTGGGGCTGGTCGGCCGCATCCTCGGCCCGCGGtacgagctcggcgtcgtgcCCAGCTACGGCGTGCCCGTCGAGCTTGCGTACACCCGCGTGACGGCCTGGCTGCTCCCGCACTTGCCGaacctcgacgtcctggGGCTGGCGGGCATCGCGGAGGGCCGTCGCGAGAACCTGCCTTCCTGGGTCCCGGACTTCTCGTTCCACGGGCCGGGCCACTATGCTTCGCTCCAGAGGCTGAGGCAGCTTGCCAACGGGTGCCGTCCCTTTCACCCCTTCGATGCATCCGGCACGCACGTGGCGTCGGGGAGGCACGGGGCGAGTAGTGAAGAGCCTGCCTCCCTCACCCTCCAGGGCGTTCTCATCGACGAGATTAGGGAAACGCGGAGCCTCGAGCAGTCCGGGCACGGCGTCATCACCGACGTCTCGTGGCTGCTTGATTTTTGCGAACAACGGGGCTTCTACCGGCCCACGGGACAGCGCTTTGCTGAggtggccatggcgacgtTGACTGCCGATCTCGAGCCGGAGCAGGGCTACGGGGATGACTCCGTGCAGTGGGTGCGGCGGTGTATCTCCTACAATGCCGCCACCGGTCATCAGGGCGGGCCAACAGACCCGGACACGTTTGATAAGCTGAGGGCGAAAAGCGCACATCCTGGAGCTGGAGATCACGATGACCCGTTCATCACGCTGGGCGATGCCCTCGCGATGTCCGCCACGGAGGACTTTGTGTCGCAACTGACGGACGACCCTGTTTCCAAGATTGTGCAGTTCATCACCCCAGGGAGACAGGTGCTGGAAACGAAGGAAGGATATCTGGGCCTTGGACCTGCGGCTGCCATGGCCGGGGACGAGGTCTGGCTCATCCAGGGGAGCCGGATGCCGCTGGTGCTGAGGAAGACACCCGCCGGCACGGTAGCCGTTGGCGATGCGGAGGGAACAGGAGGGGGCACGTATGCTCTTGTCGGCGAGACATATCTCCATGGTGTCATGTACGGGTCCATGATGACGAAGGATGTGATCGACAGCTTTCGACCGGTTGTCCTTTGCTAG
- a CDS encoding Putative Phosphoribosyltransferase domain, glutamine amidotransferase type 2: MCGVSAILLADSKATTAAIDLHESLYLLQHRGQDAAGIAVCQGGRVYHYKGNGMAAKVFADGSSLQHLPGFMGLGHLRYPTMGTSSAAEAQPFYVNSPFGISIAVNGNLVNTEYLRQFVDKEALRHVNSDSDSELLLNIFAHGLQKLGKTRAVSDDIFTALGDVYSKCQGAFACTAMIAGFGILGFRDANGIRPLCIGSRPSTTVPGGKDYFMASESVALKQLGFGDITDVLPGQAILITKGGSVEVRQIVEPKSYTPDSFEFVYLARPDSTIDGISVYRSRQMMGEKLAKKIREVLGDKGIDEIDAIIPVPETSNTAAAALAQKLGKPYVTALIKNRYVHRTFILPNQAMRQKSIRRKLSPIESEFEGKNLIIVDDSLVRGTTSRQIVQMARESGAKRVVFVSSSPECTNPHIYGIDLADPADLIARGKTRQEIAEHIDADDVIFLDLEGPDGLKAACLEAADSGSQVRDFEVGVFCGRYVTDVPDGYFDQLSDLRKGKRDDNFRSTVVASDSGAAIFV, encoded by the exons ATGTGTGGCGTAAGCGCCATTCTG TTGGCCGACTCCAAGGCTACTACAGCCGCCATCGACCTGCATGAGTCTCTTTACCTGCTCCAGCAC CGTGGACAGGATGCTGCCGGTATCGCCGTCTGCCAAGGGGGAAGGGTGTACCACTACAAGGGTAACGGCATGGCAGCCAAGgtcttcgccgacggcagcagcctcCAGCACCTCCCGGGCTTTATGG GTCTTGGACATCTGCGGTACCCCACGATGGGAACGTCTTCGGC cgccgaggcccagcccTTCTACGTAAACTCCCCCTTTGGAATCTCCATtgccgtcaacggcaaccTGGTCAACACCGAGTACCTGCGCCAGTTTGTTGACAAGGAGGCTCTTCGGCACGTCAACTCCGACTCGGACTCTGAGCTGCT CTTGAACATCTTCGCACACGGTCTCCAGAAGCTCGGAAAGACCCGTGCCGTGTCAGACGACATTTTCACCGCCCTGGGTGACGTCTACTCAAAGTGCCAGGGAGCCTTTGCTTGCACCGCCATGATTGCCGGCTTTGGAATCCTCGGTTTCAG AGACGCCAACGGAATCCGCCCCCTTTGCATCGGTTCTCGGCCCTCCACCACCGTCCCGGGTGGAAAGGATTACTTCATGGCCTCGGAATCCGTTGCCCTGAAGcagctcggcttcggcgaTATCACGGACGTGCTGCCCGGACAAGCCATTCTGATCACCAAGGGAGGCTCCGTCGAGGTTCGCCAGATCGTCGAGCCCAAGTCGTACACACCGGACTCCTTCGAGTTTGTCTATCTGGCCCGTCCCGACTCCACGATCGACGGTATCTCTGTGTACCGCAGCCGGCAGATGATGGGagagaagctggccaagaagatcaGAGAAGTCCTCGGCGATAAGGGCATCGACGAGATTGATGCGA TTATCCCAGTTCCCGAG ACGAGCaacacggccgccgccgcgttgGCCCAGAAGCTGGGCAAGCCATACGTGACCGCCCTCATCAAGAACCGTTACGTTCACCGCACCTTCATTCTCCCCAACCAGGCTATGCGTCAAAAGAGTATCCGCCGCAAGCTCTCGCCCATCGAGTCCGAGTTCGAGGGCAAGAACCTCATCATCGTGGACGACAGTCTCGTCCGGGGTA CCACATCGCGACAGATC GTTCAAATGGCCCGGGAATCGGGAGCCAAGCGAGTCGTGTTCGTCTCCAGCTCGCCCGAGTGCACAAACCCGCACATT TATGGCATCGACCTCGCTGATCCTGCCG ACCTGATCGCGCGCGGCAAGACGCGGCAGGAGATTGCCGAGcacatcgacgccgacgatgtcATCTTCCTGGACCTCGAGGGACCGGACGGCCTCAAGGCCGCAtgcctcgaggcggcggacaGCGGCAGCCAGGTCCGGGACTTCGAGGTGGGCGTCTTCTGCGGCCGCTACGTCACCGACGTGCCGGACGGCTACTTTGACCAGCTGAGCGATCTGCGCAAGGGAAAGCGCGACGACAACTTCCGGTCTACCGTCGTTGCGTCGGATAGCGGCGCCGCAATCTTCGTGTAG
- a CDS encoding Putative extracellular membrane protein, CFEM has protein sequence MQAGGILLLIVAAAARAAAHPDPDPIPIPIPASVSSSTSPTIQLSTIPTCAMQCLVDGFHAGNCTMAALAGCMCTNVPLLAHISECVQKSCDIFADQVATARISQNLCKAYPKQERRRFSKIFAIGLPLITTLVVALRCVARLQVASRLWWDDWTALMALGFLIVMSGLGLANSNLGFGYHYWDIDPGNGKMILQIFYAQQLLYIFVQVFAKASISCFYSRVFTNKRFQLAIKCFLVFLFSHGLMFLLLLAFQCVPVRSIWDRSINGRCFDTAAISYGGAACSILEDFILILMPLPELLKLKLSKRKKSALVFMFGIGSFACIASMVRLKYLVTFVHSFDVTWDNVNLVVWSSIELNLAIICGSLPALRSLFKKIPALLKTVKSSAEGEKSRADQRRQSATVIAMSDASDNSNGQSSKGNTPRRVGMPRPFGSASTACGKSFHLSRDKETDPDSKEEFGPGDLETGR, from the exons ATgcaggccggcggcatcctgCTGCTGatcgtcgcggcggcggctcgggcggcggcccacccggacccggacccgATCCCGATCCCGATTCCAGCCTCggtctcgtcctcgacatcgccgacgatACAATTATCGACGATACCAACCTGCGCC ATGCAgtgcctcgtcgacggcttCCACGCCGGCAACTGCACCATGGCCGCGCTGGCCGGCTGCATGTGCACCAACGtgcccctcctcgcccacaTCTCGGAGTGCGTCCAAAAGTCCTGCGATATATTCGCTGACCAAGTCG CGACTGCTCGCATATCACAAAACCTCTGCAAAGCGTACCCGAAACAAGAACGCCGACGGTTCTCCAAGatcttcgccatcggcctgCCGCTCATCACGACCCTCGTGGTGGCCCTCCGGTGCGTGGCCCGGCTACAGGTCGCGAGCAGGCTGTGGTGGGACGACTGGACCGCGCTGATGGCTTTG GGGTTTCTGATCGTCATGTCTGGCCTCGGACTGGCCA ATTCCAACTTGGGATTCGGCTACCACTACTGGGACATTGACCCGGGCAACGGGAAGATGATCCTCCAG ATCTTCTACGCACAGCAGCTGCTCTACATCTTTGTACA GGTGTTCGCCAAGGCCTCTATCTCCTGCTTCTACTCCCGCGTCTTCACCAACAAGCGCTTCCAGCTGGCCATCAAGTGCTTCCTAGTCTTCCTGTTCTCGCACGGGCTCATgttcctcctgctcctcgccTTCCAGTGCGTCCCCGTGCGGTCCATCTGGGACCGTTCCATCAACGGCCGCTGCTTCGACACCGCGGCCATCTCgtacggcggcgccgcctgcAGCATCCTAGAAGACTTCATCCTCATTCTCATGCCCTTGCCGGAGCTCTTGAAGCTCAAACTgagcaagaggaagaaatCGGCTCTGGTGTTCATGTTCGGCATTGGCTCATT CGCGTGCATCGCCAGCATGGTCCGCCTCAAGTACCTCGTCACCTTCGTCCACTCCTTCGACGTGACCTGGGACAACGTTAACCTGGTGGTCTGGTCCAGCATCGAGCTCAACCTGGCCATCATCTGCGGTAGCCTCCCGGCGCTGCGGTCCCTGTTCAAGAAGATCCCGGCGCTGCTGAAGACGGTCAAGTCGAGCGCGGAGGGAGAAAAGTCCCGCGCGGACCAGCGTAGGCAGTCGGCCACGGTCATCGCCATGTCCGACGCCTCGGACAACTCCAACGGGCAGTCGTCCAAGGGCAACACGCCGCGGAGAGTGGGCATGCCGAGGCCCTTTGGCAGCGCGTCGACCGCGTGCGGCAAGAGCTTCCACTTGTCGCGAGATAAAGAAACCGACCCGGATAGCAAGGAGGAGTTCGGCCCGGGGGATTTGGAAACGGGCCGGTAG
- a CDS encoding Putative glucose-methanol-choline oxidoreductase, FAD/NAD(P)-binding domain superfamily, with protein sequence MRWSLHVPSVLLGCIAATASAVPNQQFAARQSTDILASYDYVVVGSGPGGGPLAARLAIAGKKVLLLEAGDDQGGSVPYQVPALNLQSTEYDPMKWDYYVQHLSDPAEQKKDSKMTYRLPSGDLYAGLSPPSGAEPLGILYPRAGTLGGCGSHNALITVYPHKSDWDGIASLTGDGSWGAASMRKYFQRLENAEYLPNGVIGHGFSGWLTTSVTDLGLVIQDVKLLTVILSAASSMGRSLVGLIFSTIQGLGEVLLRDINVDLPGRDAAEGLYQVPISVDGGVRVGPREFVLDTANAKNADGSRKYHLDLKLNTLVTKVRFDRSGAKPRAVGVDFVTGRSLYRADPRAADAEAGTPGSVNATAEVIVSAGAFNTPQLLKLSGVGPKAELASFNIPVVVDLPGVGTNLQDRYETSVIGETPTDFQITKDCTFIRPGTDDPCLKKWRDGASNGQRGIYGSNGISLGIVKKSSVAEGDPDLFIAGAPVSFPGYLPGYAAAGTADARHWTWITLKAHTRNRAGTVKLRSADPRDVPQIDFHSFQDAAAGAKDIQAVVEGMKLSRKMFDSVVPLTGGFTEVWPGRNVTDEMLPEFVRNEAWGHHASCTCPIGKDGDALAVLDSKFRVRGTEGLRVVDASVFPKIPGYYIAVPVYMISEKAADVILGV encoded by the exons atGCGTTGGAGTCTTCATGTTCCGAGCGTGCTGCTCGGCTGcatcgcggccacggcctcTGCCGT TCCGAACCAGCAGTTCGCCGCGCGGCAGTCCACCGACATCCTCGCGAGCTACGActacgtcgtcgtcggctccggccccggcggcgggcccCTCGCGGCCCGGCTCGCCATCGCTGGCAAGAAGgtcctcctgctcgaggccggcgatgaccAGGGCGGCTCGGTGCCGTACCAGGTGCCCGCCCTCAACCTGCAGTCGACCGAGTACGACCCCATGAAGTGGGACTACTACGTCCAGCACCTCAGCGACCCGGcggagcagaagaaggacTCCAAGATGACGTACCGCCTCCCCTCCGGCGACCTCTACGCCGGCCTCAGCCCGCCGTCCGGCGCCGAGCCGCTCGGCATCCTGTACCCGCGCGCCGGTACCctcggcggctgcggcagcCACAACGCCCTCATCACAGTCTACCCGCACAAGTCGGACTGGGACGGCATCGCGAGCCTGACGGGCGACGGCTCCTGGGGCGCCGCCAGCATGCGCAAGTACTTCCAGCGCCTCGAGAACGCCGAGTACCTCCCCAACGGCGTCATCGGCCACGGCTTCTCGGGCTGGCTGACGACGAGCGTGACGGACCTGGGGCTCGTCATCCAGGACGTCAAGCTGCTCACCGTCatcctctcggccgcctcgtccatggGCAGgagcctcgtcggcctcatcTTCTCGACCATCCAggggctcggcgaggtcctccTGCGCGACATCAACGTCGACCTGCCgggccgcgacgccgccgagggcctgTACCAGGTCCCCatctccgtcgacggcggcgtccgcgTCGGGCCGAGGGAGTTCGTCCTCGACACGGCCAACGCCAAGAACGCCGACGGCTCGCGCAAGTACCACCTCGACCTGAAGCTCAACACGCTCGTCACCAAGGTCCGCTTCGACCGGAGCGGCGCCAAGCCCCGCGCCGTGGGGGTCGACTTCGTCACGGGACGGAGCCTGTACCGCGCGGACCCGCgggccgccgatgccgaggccgggaCGCCCGGGTCCGTCAATGCCACGGCCGAGGTCATCGTGTCGGCCGGCGCCTTCAACACGCCCCAGCTGCTCAAGCTCAGCGGCGTGGGTCCcaaggccgagctcgcctccttcaacatccccgtcgtcgtcgacctgcccgGCGTCGGCACCAACCTGCAGGACC GCTACGAGACCagcgtcatcggcgagacgCCGACCGACTTCCAGATCACCAAGGACTGCACCTTCATCCGCCCCGGCACGGACGACCCGTGCTTGAAGAAGTGGCGGGACGGCGCCTCGAACGGACAGCGCGGCATCTACGGCTCCAACGGCATcagcctcggcatcgtcaagaagtcgtccgtcgccgagggcgacccGGACCtcttcatcgccggcgcccccGTCAGCTTCCCCGGGTACCTGCCGGGGTACGCGGCGGCCGGCACGGCGGACGCGCGCCACTGGACCTGGATCACGCTGAAGGCGCACACGCGCAACCGGGCGGGGACGGTGAAGCTCCGCTCGGCGGACCCGCGGGACGTGCCGCAGATCGACTTCCACTCGTTCCaggacgccgcggccggggccaaggacatccaggCCGTGGTGGAGGGCATGAAGCTGTCGCGCAAGATGTTCGACAGCGTCGTGCCGCTGACGGGGGGCTTCACCGAGGTGTGGCCGGGGAGGAACGTGACGGACGAGATGCTGCCCGAGTTCGTCCGGAACGAGGCCTGGGGCCACCACGCGAGCTGCACGTGTCCCATCggcaaggacggcgacgccctcgccgtgcTGGACTCCAAGTTCCGGGTGAGGGGCACCGAGGGCCTGCGTGTGGTCGACGCCAGCGTCTTCCCCAAGATCCCCGGCTACTACATTGCCGTCCCTGTGTACATGATCAGCGAGAAGGCGGCTGACGTGATTCTCGGGGTGTAA